The Pseudomonas triclosanedens genome has a window encoding:
- a CDS encoding thioredoxin family protein: MASYEELFAIGERFEAFIAHGLPDEIAGARTIQARLAEPGVIGDTTRQRIGRIERRYHLLVAGEMWCPDCQINVTVLDYLQRTQPRIDMAIITKGRAEDDLRERLELERIPIPVVAVLDERFQLVGRFIERPQVVVAGGDALKPDYRAGLYLESTLTDLLDILEAAEGRA, encoded by the coding sequence ATGGCCTCCTACGAGGAACTCTTCGCCATCGGTGAACGCTTCGAAGCCTTCATCGCCCACGGCCTGCCGGACGAAATCGCCGGCGCCCGCACGATACAGGCCAGGCTCGCCGAGCCGGGCGTCATCGGCGACACCACCCGCCAGCGCATCGGCAGGATAGAGCGACGCTACCACCTGCTGGTGGCCGGCGAGATGTGGTGCCCGGACTGCCAGATCAACGTCACCGTGCTGGATTACCTGCAACGCACCCAGCCACGTATCGACATGGCGATCATCACCAAGGGCCGCGCCGAGGACGACCTGCGCGAACGGCTGGAACTCGAACGCATCCCGATACCGGTGGTGGCCGTACTGGACGAGCGCTTCCAACTGGTCGGCCGCTTCATCGAACGGCCGCAGGTGGTGGTCGCCGGCGGCGACGCGCTGAAGCCGGACTACCGCGCCGGGCTCTACCTGGAAAGCACCCTGACCGATCTGCTCGACATCCTCGAAGCCGCCGAAGGCCGCGCCTGA
- a CDS encoding TIGR04211 family SH3 domain-containing protein, producing MSLSRPFAPRVTSLRTHAASACLFGGLLAATMPAVAEETPGNTRWVNDSLTTYVRSGPTDGYRIVGTLVSGQKVELLKTQDDYSQVRSENGSTVWLPSRDLQDKPGQAERLPQLEQKVTELTSQLAGIDDAWKARVQGMQETLDARRKLIDELQAARTSLDSELSQARSELRAAQAQLGDENKQVLMRYMTYGGSIAGAGLLAGLILPTLLRVRRKRNDQWV from the coding sequence ATGTCCCTATCCCGCCCGTTCGCCCCCCGTGTTACCTCCCTCCGGACCCACGCCGCCAGTGCCTGCCTGTTCGGCGGTCTGCTGGCGGCCACGATGCCCGCCGTGGCCGAAGAGACGCCCGGCAACACCCGCTGGGTGAACGACAGCCTGACCACCTACGTGCGCAGCGGCCCGACCGACGGCTACCGCATCGTCGGCACCCTCGTCTCCGGGCAGAAGGTCGAACTGCTGAAGACCCAGGACGATTACAGCCAGGTGCGCAGCGAGAACGGCAGCACCGTCTGGCTGCCCAGCCGCGACCTGCAGGACAAGCCCGGCCAGGCCGAACGCCTGCCGCAACTGGAGCAGAAGGTCACCGAGCTGACCAGCCAGCTGGCCGGCATCGACGACGCCTGGAAGGCCCGCGTGCAGGGCATGCAGGAAACCCTCGACGCGCGCAGGAAACTCATCGACGAGCTTCAGGCGGCACGCACCTCCCTCGATAGTGAACTCAGCCAGGCGCGTTCGGAGCTGCGCGCGGCGCAGGCGCAGCTCGGCGATGAGAACAAGCAGGTGCTGATGCGCTACATGACCTACGGCGGCAGCATCGCCGGCGCCGGCCTGCTGGCTGGCCTGATCCTGCCGACGCTGCTGCGCGTGCGGCGCAAACGTAACGACCAGTGGGTCTGA
- a CDS encoding C1 family peptidase — MDTLLFKGHEGTAVGKLRKRLAEVLGADAAQFEGLANGDVFDAQTESAVRHWQSGVGVIADGVVGAYCLSLLDLLPLQGIGFSLPEVQTLFPTAKPSSVRRYLPYVAAALEVAGLTSRAMVLAALGTIRAETEGFVPISEFPSQFNTLAGQPSFSAYEGRRDLGNIQQGDGASFRGRGFVQLTGRANYTQYAAVIDVDIVSQPDLANAPEVAATLLAQFLADCAKQMRAVLPKGLVGKARDFLAARKLVNGGSHGLDRFFSVFEIASQALPPPPAVGAGAGAASPASGMPRLNASKDPVDLRDRPYLPPPVSLMEEYPSSAELSNYLVRYTKAGLILDQGQEGACTGFGLACVINYLLWRKQGREPEFNFQPVSPRMLYDFARRYDEYSGEDYEGSSCRGALKGWFHHGVCPETDWPYKAQGITQPRFGYVASAIRTTLGVYYRIDVKSITDLQAAIQEVGAIYVSAFTHDGWELKTGKGKKTPASINHTTVPRIAFNGRASQENGHAFALVGFNGDGFIVQNSWGKSWGSGGFAVLTYADWLANAMDAWVAALGVPGVVLGRLASSSQQSTARAGANKSQWWDEATAYEHSVVLGNDGRVSRYLTQDELTRTLLFQACTLPDQWLRSQDSATKRLVIYCHGGLNSEDAAITRARAMGRFFIGNGCYPLFVVWKTGVLESIGDIIADRFRSEPARAGGVREALTDATDSLLEATVGRPLARPIWSEMKENAEFATLTTRGGDLLVSALQNLQRTWGKNLEIHLVGHSAGSIFLGWLIDAMAARGVDECVASIHLYAPACTVQFANRHYAPHDRLMKKLYLDILSDQVERDDNTAAIYRKSLLYLVSNALEGDLRTPILGLENVLDTGYRGWDGSSATGEALGNWRQALAKAGLRKGGRIQVLSAPRVLTCKSPETWIDSSHGCFDNALGIVSRTLEHITGMPPAMPVDDLRGY; from the coding sequence ATGGACACACTCTTGTTCAAGGGTCATGAGGGAACGGCGGTCGGCAAACTGCGCAAGCGGCTGGCCGAGGTACTGGGCGCGGACGCCGCGCAGTTTGAGGGGCTTGCCAACGGCGATGTGTTCGATGCGCAGACCGAGTCGGCGGTGCGGCACTGGCAGTCCGGTGTCGGGGTGATCGCCGACGGCGTGGTCGGCGCGTACTGCCTGAGCCTGCTCGACCTGCTGCCGCTGCAGGGCATCGGCTTCAGCCTGCCGGAAGTGCAGACGCTGTTTCCGACGGCCAAGCCTTCCAGTGTCCGCCGCTATCTGCCGTATGTAGCGGCCGCGCTCGAAGTGGCCGGTCTGACCAGCCGGGCGATGGTGCTGGCGGCGCTGGGCACCATTCGCGCGGAGACCGAAGGCTTCGTGCCGATCTCTGAATTCCCCTCGCAATTCAATACGCTGGCCGGGCAGCCATCGTTCAGCGCCTACGAGGGGCGTAGGGACCTGGGTAACATCCAGCAGGGCGATGGCGCGAGCTTCCGTGGCCGTGGCTTCGTGCAACTGACCGGGCGGGCGAACTACACGCAATATGCCGCGGTCATCGACGTGGACATCGTCAGCCAGCCGGACCTCGCCAATGCGCCTGAAGTGGCGGCCACGCTGCTGGCGCAGTTCCTGGCCGACTGCGCGAAGCAAATGCGTGCCGTGCTGCCCAAGGGACTGGTCGGCAAGGCGAGGGATTTTCTCGCCGCCCGCAAGCTGGTGAATGGCGGCAGCCACGGGCTGGATCGTTTCTTCAGCGTGTTCGAGATCGCCAGCCAGGCCCTCCCACCCCCGCCCGCGGTGGGCGCGGGTGCCGGCGCCGCGAGCCCGGCGTCCGGGATGCCAAGGCTCAATGCCAGCAAGGACCCTGTGGACCTGCGCGACCGTCCCTACCTGCCGCCGCCGGTCAGCCTGATGGAGGAGTACCCCAGCAGCGCCGAACTGTCCAACTACCTGGTGCGCTACACCAAGGCCGGGCTGATTCTCGACCAGGGGCAGGAGGGCGCCTGCACCGGCTTCGGCCTTGCCTGCGTGATCAACTACCTGCTCTGGCGCAAGCAGGGCCGCGAACCGGAGTTCAACTTCCAGCCGGTCAGCCCGCGCATGCTGTATGACTTCGCGCGGCGCTACGACGAGTATTCCGGCGAAGACTACGAAGGCTCCAGTTGCCGGGGCGCGCTCAAAGGCTGGTTCCACCACGGCGTATGCCCGGAAACGGACTGGCCCTACAAGGCGCAAGGCATCACCCAGCCACGTTTCGGCTACGTCGCCAGCGCGATCCGCACTACCCTGGGCGTGTACTACCGCATCGACGTCAAGTCGATCACCGACCTGCAGGCGGCCATCCAGGAAGTGGGCGCCATCTACGTATCGGCGTTCACCCATGACGGTTGGGAACTGAAGACCGGCAAGGGGAAAAAGACGCCGGCATCGATCAATCACACCACGGTGCCGCGCATCGCCTTCAACGGGCGGGCTTCTCAGGAAAACGGCCATGCCTTCGCCCTGGTCGGTTTCAACGGCGACGGCTTCATCGTGCAGAACTCCTGGGGCAAGAGCTGGGGCAGCGGCGGGTTCGCCGTGCTCACCTATGCCGACTGGCTGGCCAACGCGATGGATGCCTGGGTGGCAGCCCTCGGGGTGCCGGGCGTGGTACTTGGCCGGCTGGCCTCCAGCAGCCAGCAGAGCACGGCAAGGGCGGGCGCGAACAAGAGTCAGTGGTGGGACGAAGCGACTGCCTACGAACACAGCGTAGTGCTGGGCAACGATGGCCGGGTGAGCCGCTACCTGACCCAGGACGAGCTGACCCGAACGCTGCTGTTCCAGGCGTGCACCCTGCCTGACCAGTGGCTGCGTAGCCAGGACTCGGCCACCAAGCGACTGGTGATCTACTGTCACGGCGGCCTCAACAGCGAGGACGCGGCGATCACCCGCGCCCGTGCGATGGGGCGCTTCTTCATCGGCAATGGCTGCTACCCGCTGTTCGTGGTGTGGAAGACCGGCGTGCTGGAGTCCATCGGCGACATCATCGCCGACCGCTTCCGCAGCGAGCCGGCGCGCGCTGGCGGCGTACGCGAGGCCCTGACCGACGCCACCGACAGCTTGCTGGAGGCGACCGTCGGGCGGCCGCTGGCGCGGCCGATCTGGAGTGAGATGAAGGAAAACGCCGAGTTCGCCACCCTCACCACGCGCGGCGGCGACCTGCTGGTCAGCGCCTTGCAGAACCTGCAACGAACCTGGGGCAAGAACCTGGAAATCCACCTGGTCGGCCATTCCGCCGGCTCGATCTTCCTCGGCTGGCTGATCGACGCGATGGCGGCGCGCGGGGTCGACGAGTGCGTGGCCTCGATCCATCTCTACGCGCCGGCCTGCACCGTGCAGTTCGCCAACCGCCACTACGCGCCCCACGACAGGCTGATGAAGAAACTGTACCTGGACATTCTCTCCGACCAGGTCGAGCGTGACGACAACACCGCGGCGATCTACCGCAAGTCGCTGCTGTACCTGGTATCCAACGCCCTGGAGGGCGACCTGCGCACGCCGATCCTCGGCCTGGAGAATGTGCTGGACACCGGCTATCGCGGCTGGGATGGCTCGTCGGCCACCGGCGAGGCGCTGGGCAACTGGCGGCAGGCGCTGGCGAAGGCGGGGCTCAGGAAAGGTGGGAGGATCCAGGTGCTGAGCGCGCCCCGGGTGCTCACCTGCAAGAGCCCGGAAACCTGGATCGATTCGTCCCACGGCTGCTTCGACAATGCCCTGGGAATCGTCAGCCGTACGCTGGAACACATCACCGGCATGCCGCCGGCGATGCCGGTGGATGATCTGCGCGGTTACTGA